The following proteins are co-located in the Microcystis wesenbergii NRERC-220 genome:
- a CDS encoding ATP-binding protein has translation MNNHAFNGESLYVLPDSEKGDKSLKICIDFDATSPQPKFKRNDYVLISQSEQHQWVGQIADVERIISPMGQYSDNTIEYLRRQVLSPDTVRPLRVVRLFEIRIIGQYFDNQLDVPLNNILPGAVVSKLDEERIRNLINIPRLETYQDHSQNVVGIIQNAENIPLTIDSLIIRDHIGVGGASGQGKSNLNENLVAIAQKEGCCVIQHDAKPDFRYIEKANTDSHPAIQTNWEIYQKYGLKAEGAREVFRIAIANHLPSDDVQVDMILGFNASDLNPELLAQLLCPGTDTASINAQDNLVKAIYGLKKKEYKLDDITSEIEQRRADDETAQRNYQSADLIHPMTVDSILRKIKSNKKRLDWLDTVGLSVSRKEPQKSKHLASSTQQQTIQTFIANNIFKKGRIVVIDYGDISQDDENSYAIILEYILRQAHHYVLNSDLNIVEMIDEAHRVFNNTSRRASALIKSFTKFAREGRVKGHWMIVSTQLFSDIDSEVRENLNTRFVLRQNTRDAAKIATENMGVDFIDSVLSLGKGKCLVKTNESQAVLQVAIAPSPFELMRDDNRDAKGSYKKPKVVKENQQNKPTNNATNGAKQTPTQFPTKVNGTDITNPNSQTEDDIPF, from the coding sequence ATGAATAATCACGCCTTTAACGGTGAATCACTTTACGTTCTCCCTGACTCCGAGAAAGGTGACAAGAGCCTTAAAATTTGTATTGATTTTGATGCTACTTCTCCACAACCAAAGTTTAAACGCAATGATTACGTTTTAATTTCTCAATCAGAACAACATCAGTGGGTTGGACAAATCGCCGATGTTGAAAGAATTATTTCTCCAATGGGACAATACTCAGACAATACTATTGAATATCTCCGAAGACAAGTTTTATCTCCTGATACAGTTCGTCCACTAAGAGTTGTTAGACTGTTTGAAATTCGGATAATTGGTCAATACTTCGACAATCAACTAGATGTACCATTAAATAACATTTTGCCTGGAGCAGTAGTAAGCAAATTAGATGAGGAGCGAATTCGCAATTTAATTAACATTCCTCGGTTAGAAACCTATCAAGATCATTCTCAAAATGTTGTCGGGATTATTCAAAATGCTGAAAATATACCATTAACAATAGATTCCCTAATCATTAGAGATCATATTGGAGTAGGAGGTGCATCGGGACAAGGAAAGTCAAATTTGAATGAAAATTTAGTCGCAATCGCACAAAAAGAAGGATGCTGTGTAATTCAGCATGACGCTAAACCAGATTTTCGCTATATTGAAAAAGCAAATACAGACTCTCATCCTGCTATACAAACAAATTGGGAAATATATCAAAAATACGGGCTAAAGGCTGAAGGTGCAAGAGAAGTATTTAGAATTGCGATCGCCAATCATCTTCCTTCTGATGATGTACAAGTAGATATGATTTTAGGTTTTAATGCTTCTGATTTGAATCCCGAACTTTTAGCCCAACTATTATGTCCCGGCACTGATACAGCTTCTATCAATGCTCAGGATAATTTAGTTAAAGCAATCTATGGTTTAAAGAAAAAAGAATATAAACTTGATGACATAACTTCAGAAATTGAACAGCGAAGGGCAGACGATGAAACCGCTCAAAGAAATTATCAATCTGCTGACTTAATACACCCTATGACTGTTGACTCTATTCTCAGAAAAATTAAGAGCAATAAAAAGAGATTAGACTGGTTAGATACTGTTGGTCTATCTGTTAGTAGAAAAGAACCTCAAAAAAGTAAGCATTTAGCTAGTAGCACTCAACAACAAACAATACAAACCTTTATTGCTAATAATATTTTTAAAAAAGGAAGAATTGTTGTTATTGACTATGGAGATATTTCTCAAGATGATGAGAACTCTTATGCAATTATCTTAGAATATATTTTGCGACAAGCTCATCATTATGTTTTAAACTCTGATCTAAACATTGTGGAAATGATTGATGAGGCTCATCGTGTTTTTAATAATACATCTCGTCGAGCTAGTGCATTAATTAAATCTTTTACAAAGTTTGCTCGTGAAGGTCGTGTAAAAGGTCATTGGATGATTGTTAGCACTCAATTATTTAGTGATATTGATTCAGAAGTCAGAGAAAACTTAAATACAAGATTTGTTTTAAGGCAAAACACAAGAGATGCGGCTAAGATTGCAACAGAAAATATGGGGGTTGACTTTATTGATTCAGTGTTAAGTCTTGGTAAGGGTAAATGTTTAGTCAAAACCAATGAATCTCAAGCTGTCCTTCAAGTAGCAATCGCTCCTAGTCCCTTTGAATTAATGAGAGATGATAACCGTGATGCAAAGGGATCTTACAAAAAACCTAAAGTTGTTAAGGAAAATCAACAGAATAAACCAACAAATAACGCAACCAACGGAGCAAAGCAAACACCAACACAATTCCCAACTAAAGTCAACGGTACAGACATAACTAATCCAAATTCTCAAACAGAAGATGATATTCCCTTTTGA
- a CDS encoding DUF488 domain-containing protein codes for MKNPPTKQSLILTFGYGNRSSYDSLLAYINEFEVDFLIDVREKPRAWSRKWYGDQLEKLCHQQGIEYLSEKTLGNISGTSHWVSPEPEKVDQVLQDIAKKAQSKTVLLLCAEMDYHRCHRVEVAEKLKKLTRQPIKHLE; via the coding sequence ATGAAAAATCCACCTACAAAGCAATCATTGATTTTAACCTTTGGCTACGGCAATCGTTCAAGCTATGATAGTCTTTTAGCATATATTAACGAATTTGAGGTTGATTTTCTGATCGATGTTCGCGAAAAACCCCGCGCATGGAGTCGCAAATGGTATGGTGATCAACTTGAAAAATTGTGTCATCAACAAGGAATAGAGTATTTGTCAGAAAAAACTTTAGGAAATATTTCAGGGACAAGTCATTGGGTTTCCCCTGAACCGGAAAAAGTTGATCAAGTTTTACAAGATATTGCTAAAAAAGCTCAGTCAAAAACAGTTTTGCTATTATGTGCGGAAATGGATTATCATCGTTGTCATCGGGTTGAAGTGGCTGAGAAGTTAAAAAAATTAACTCGCCAACCAATTAAGCATTTAGAATAA
- a CDS encoding segregation/condensation protein A produces MTITSASDAIASLLEMAEQGEIDPWDVQVIDVIDRFLAELGLLNDLDLAMAQANLPQSGQAFLWASMLVLFKADTLERLSLDQQEESLIDEEISELERELRTLPRYLENHIRRRTAAPPPRKRRVTLQELITQLQQIALEIEALPKLPVVVPKPRPQSRREALQIITELAHQENLTELAAELDFFLQRKFFQLEKKEIEFEYLLDLWQAEKPSSHSVTQEKVAIFWALLLLASQSKVELKQEDFYQDLTIALITS; encoded by the coding sequence ATGACTATCACCTCGGCCAGTGATGCGATCGCCTCTCTTTTAGAAATGGCGGAACAGGGAGAAATTGACCCCTGGGATGTGCAGGTTATTGATGTGATCGATCGCTTTTTGGCAGAATTGGGGTTATTAAATGATCTAGATTTAGCCATGGCCCAAGCTAATTTACCCCAATCGGGACAGGCTTTTTTATGGGCTTCTATGTTAGTTTTATTTAAGGCTGATACCCTAGAAAGATTGTCTTTAGACCAGCAAGAAGAAAGTCTGATTGATGAGGAAATTAGCGAGTTAGAACGGGAATTAAGAACTTTACCCCGTTATCTAGAAAATCATATTCGCCGTCGTACTGCCGCCCCACCACCGCGAAAAAGACGGGTAACTTTGCAGGAGTTAATCACTCAATTACAACAGATTGCCCTAGAAATTGAAGCTTTACCGAAACTGCCTGTAGTTGTCCCGAAACCCCGGCCTCAATCCCGACGGGAAGCGCTACAAATTATCACGGAATTAGCCCACCAAGAAAACCTGACGGAATTGGCAGCGGAACTGGACTTTTTTTTGCAGAGAAAGTTTTTTCAATTAGAGAAAAAGGAGATAGAGTTTGAGTATTTATTAGATTTATGGCAAGCGGAAAAGCCTTCTAGTCACTCGGTAACACAGGAAAAGGTGGCGATTTTTTGGGCTTTACTTTTACTGGCTTCTCAATCAAAAGTGGAATTAAAACAAGAGGATTTTTATCAGGATTTAACTATTGCTTTAATTACTTCCTAG
- the pdxH gene encoding pyridoxamine 5'-phosphate oxidase — translation MDISIADLRLDYNLEELLESETSADPFIVFKQWLERAVSSGRLEPNAMTLATISPEGKPRARMVLLKDFDPRGFVLFTNYQSAKGQELIANPNAALVFWWGELQRQIRIEGTVEKISEEESDNYFFVRPWESRLGAWASNQSEVISGRDILEKRLTELKEEYAGREVPRPPHWGGFRLIPSLIEFWQGRPSRLHDRLCYYRQEDGSWQRQRLAP, via the coding sequence ATGGACATATCGATCGCTGACCTGCGCTTGGACTACAATCTCGAAGAATTGCTAGAGTCAGAAACATCTGCCGATCCTTTCATTGTATTTAAACAATGGCTAGAACGGGCGGTATCTTCGGGAAGATTAGAACCCAACGCTATGACTTTAGCCACTATTTCCCCGGAGGGCAAACCCCGGGCCCGCATGGTACTGTTAAAAGACTTCGATCCTCGCGGTTTTGTTCTCTTTACCAACTACCAAAGCGCCAAAGGACAGGAATTAATCGCCAATCCCAATGCGGCCCTAGTGTTTTGGTGGGGAGAATTGCAACGGCAAATTAGGATCGAGGGAACTGTAGAAAAAATCAGCGAGGAGGAATCGGATAATTACTTTTTTGTCCGTCCCTGGGAATCCCGTTTAGGGGCCTGGGCCTCCAATCAAAGTGAAGTGATTTCCGGTCGGGATATCCTCGAAAAACGCTTGACAGAACTAAAAGAAGAATATGCGGGTCGTGAAGTTCCCCGTCCTCCTCATTGGGGCGGTTTTCGCCTAATTCCTAGTTTAATCGAGTTCTGGCAAGGTCGCCCCAGTCGTCTCCATGATCGTCTCTGTTATTATCGTCAAGAAGATGGCAGTTGGCAAAGGCAACGTTTAGCCCCTTAG
- a CDS encoding type II toxin-antitoxin system HicB family antitoxin produces MRYQVRLKESEEGYAIWCPGLPGCWSQGDTEAEAIENIKEAIQDYLETIEELNKDAEVRYVEVG; encoded by the coding sequence ATGCGCTATCAAGTTCGACTCAAAGAAAGCGAAGAAGGTTATGCAATTTGGTGTCCCGGTTTACCCGGATGTTGGTCACAGGGGGACACTGAAGCAGAAGCTATAGAAAATATCAAAGAAGCGATACAAGACTATTTAGAGACAATTGAAGAATTAAACAAAGATGCTGAAGTGCGTTATGTAGAAGTAGGATAA
- a CDS encoding type II toxin-antitoxin system HicA family toxin encodes MPKLPGINHLRAVNAFEKAGFRITRQRKHITMTNGEQTITIPRANPVNAYTMAGIVKEAGLTIEEFLELL; translated from the coding sequence ATGCCAAAATTACCCGGAATTAATCATCTACGCGCTGTTAATGCCTTTGAAAAAGCGGGATTCCGCATCACTAGACAGAGAAAACATATTACTATGACAAATGGAGAACAGACTATCACCATTCCACGAGCAAATCCGGTTAATGCTTATACAATGGCAGGGATTGTTAAAGAAGCGGGTTTAACTATCGAAGAATTCTTAGAATTACTCTAA
- a CDS encoding type II toxin-antitoxin system RelE family toxin, whose product MSYNITIKKRASKALANLPKDDYQKVRDGIRELAENPRPSGGLKLTGREGWRVRIGVYRIIYGIDDSEKKVIVFDIGHRKHIYR is encoded by the coding sequence ATGAGTTACAATATTACTATTAAAAAACGTGCTTCTAAGGCTTTAGCAAATCTCCCAAAGGATGATTATCAAAAAGTTCGAGATGGCATTAGAGAATTAGCTGAAAATCCAAGACCATCAGGAGGTCTAAAACTGACAGGAAGAGAAGGTTGGCGAGTTCGGATTGGAGTTTATCGAATTATTTATGGGATCGATGATTCAGAAAAGAAGGTGATTGTTTTTGATATTGGGCATCGAAAGCATATTTACCGCTAA
- a CDS encoding DUF3782 domain-containing protein, translating into MATTSEDVWRLLAELATAQAELTAAQKETDKQLKETDLLLKEVSQQQKENAQQIKETDRQQKKTDKQLKELGQQIGGLGAKFGSFTEGLALPSMETILRQRFGMEVVSPSVRVSKNGQHLEIDVLAYTNGELNTAYIVEVKSHAREESITQLKSILQRFRRFFSEHKDKKLYGILAAVDLSPELREKILQEGLYVARIHDQVFELDIPDNFQPQPY; encoded by the coding sequence ATGGCAACTACATCAGAAGACGTATGGCGACTCTTAGCCGAATTAGCGACTGCTCAAGCCGAATTAACTGCTGCTCAAAAAGAAACTGACAAACAACTCAAGGAGACTGACCTGCTATTGAAGGAAGTTAGTCAACAACAGAAGGAAAACGCCCAACAAATCAAGGAAACTGACCGACAACAGAAGAAAACTGACAAACAACTCAAAGAATTAGGTCAGCAAATTGGGGGACTCGGTGCAAAATTCGGCAGCTTTACCGAAGGACTTGCCCTTCCTTCAATGGAAACGATTCTCAGGCAACGCTTTGGTATGGAAGTGGTTAGTCCCAGTGTCCGAGTCAGTAAAAATGGACAACACCTAGAAATTGATGTCCTTGCCTATACCAATGGTGAGCTAAATACTGCTTATATCGTTGAGGTTAAAAGTCATGCCAGAGAGGAATCTATTACTCAGTTAAAAAGTATTTTGCAACGGTTTCGCCGCTTTTTTTCTGAACACAAAGATAAAAAACTCTATGGCATATTAGCAGCCGTTGATTTATCCCCAGAATTACGGGAAAAAATTCTGCAAGAAGGGCTTTATGTGGCTCGGATTCATGACCAAGTATTTGAACTCGATATTCCCGATAATTTTCAACCTCAACCTTATTAA
- the crtO gene encoding beta-carotene ketolase CrtO has translation MESYDVILIGAGHNGLVCAAYLLKAGYRVLLLEQRSVPGGAATTEAVIPDLAPDFKFNLCAIDHEFIFLGPVIEELELKRHGLEYLFFDPTVFCPHPSGQYFLSYRSLEKTHAAIAQFCPRDADRYLQFIDYWAQLMNAIGPWFNAPPQDLLRIARNYNSSALASVWKAIGSKKKLLDFIRTMITSPEDVLNEWFESEFVKAPLARLAAEIGAPPSQKGITSGMMMMAMRHSPGVARPRGGTGALTEALVKCVVSLGGVILTEQKVKQILIEEGQAIGVRVDSGQEYLAKAGVISNIDARRVFLQLVAPADVDAADPELRERVERRIVNNNETILKIDCALAEAPRFEAYDHKEEYLQGTILIADSVRHVEQAHALTILGQIPDENPSMYLDVPTILDPSMAPQGKHTLWIEFFAPYQIAGAEGTGLNGTGWTEELKNRVADRVLDKLADYTPNLKSAIIARRVESPAELANRLGSYKGNYYHLDMTLDQMIFLRPLPEIANYKTPIKNLYLTGAGTHPGGSISGMPGRNCAQVFLRDQSTFLQRLFN, from the coding sequence ATGGAAAGTTACGATGTCATCCTCATCGGTGCGGGGCATAATGGTTTAGTTTGTGCCGCCTATCTCCTCAAAGCTGGTTATCGCGTCCTCCTTCTGGAACAGCGTAGCGTACCAGGAGGAGCGGCTACCACAGAAGCGGTTATCCCGGATCTAGCCCCCGATTTTAAGTTTAATCTCTGTGCGATCGATCACGAATTTATCTTTTTAGGACCAGTAATTGAGGAATTAGAGCTAAAACGGCACGGATTAGAGTATTTATTCTTCGATCCTACCGTTTTCTGTCCCCATCCCTCCGGCCAATATTTTCTTTCCTATCGCTCTCTGGAAAAAACTCACGCCGCAATTGCCCAGTTTTGTCCGCGAGATGCCGATCGCTACCTTCAGTTTATCGACTATTGGGCGCAGTTGATGAATGCGATCGGTCCTTGGTTTAATGCCCCGCCCCAAGATTTGCTCAGAATCGCCCGCAATTATAACTCTAGTGCCTTAGCTAGTGTCTGGAAAGCGATCGGCTCGAAAAAGAAACTGCTCGACTTCATCCGCACGATGATTACTTCCCCCGAAGATGTCCTCAATGAGTGGTTTGAGAGCGAATTTGTCAAAGCACCCCTGGCTCGTCTAGCGGCAGAAATTGGCGCTCCTCCCTCCCAAAAAGGTATTACCTCCGGGATGATGATGATGGCGATGCGTCATTCCCCTGGAGTGGCTCGCCCTCGTGGTGGTACGGGCGCACTAACCGAGGCTCTGGTGAAATGCGTTGTTAGTCTCGGTGGGGTAATTTTAACCGAGCAGAAGGTTAAACAGATTCTAATCGAGGAAGGACAAGCGATCGGGGTTAGGGTGGACTCTGGACAGGAATATCTGGCAAAAGCGGGTGTTATCTCTAATATTGACGCTAGACGAGTCTTTTTACAGTTAGTCGCTCCCGCCGATGTGGATGCCGCCGATCCGGAATTGCGAGAAAGGGTAGAACGGCGAATTGTCAATAACAATGAAACAATTCTTAAAATTGATTGCGCCCTCGCCGAAGCGCCAAGGTTCGAGGCTTATGATCACAAAGAGGAGTATTTACAGGGAACAATTCTCATCGCCGATTCCGTGCGTCACGTTGAACAGGCCCACGCTTTAACGATTTTGGGGCAGATTCCCGACGAAAATCCCTCGATGTACCTAGATGTCCCCACTATTCTCGATCCCTCCATGGCCCCCCAAGGCAAGCATACCCTCTGGATCGAATTTTTTGCCCCCTATCAGATTGCCGGGGCCGAGGGAACAGGATTAAACGGCACGGGATGGACGGAAGAATTAAAAAATCGCGTGGCCGATCGAGTTCTTGATAAACTGGCCGATTATACCCCAAATCTCAAATCCGCCATTATTGCCCGTCGGGTGGAAAGTCCGGCCGAATTAGCTAATCGTTTGGGTTCCTATAAAGGTAATTACTATCATCTTGATATGACTTTAGATCAGATGATTTTCCTGCGTCCTTTGCCGGAAATAGCTAACTACAAAACCCCCATTAAAAACCTTTATTTAACCGGGGCAGGAACTCACCCCGGCGGCTCAATTTCGGGGATGCCAGGGCGCAATTGCGCTCAGGTTTTCCTGCGGGATCAAAGCACTTTTCTGCAAAGATTATTTAACTAA
- a CDS encoding STAS domain-containing protein: MSSSIKVIQPSGILDGNQAGQFRQEIAEAVQGGSEVIIVDFKDVTFMDSSGLGALVLSLKTVRSAGGKLLICSINDQIKMLFELTDMDRVFEIFNNREELEQIISEIN; the protein is encoded by the coding sequence ATGAGTTCTTCAATCAAAGTTATTCAACCATCGGGTATTTTAGATGGCAACCAAGCCGGCCAATTTCGCCAAGAAATTGCCGAAGCCGTGCAGGGAGGTTCAGAAGTTATTATCGTTGATTTCAAGGATGTCACCTTTATGGATAGTTCTGGTTTAGGGGCGCTAGTTTTATCCTTAAAAACCGTGCGTTCTGCGGGGGGTAAACTATTGATTTGCTCGATTAATGATCAGATAAAAATGTTATTTGAATTGACCGATATGGATCGAGTTTTTGAAATTTTTAATAACCGAGAAGAATTAGAACAAATAATCTCGGAAATTAATTAA
- a CDS encoding SpoIIE family protein phosphatase, with product MVRILVIDDDGVIQTFLSRTLQKEYEVLVASDGEEGLKQAGQLKPAMIICDWMMPGIDGLEVCRQIKLNPQLSTTFFILLTSLGSVEDRVRGLDAGADDFLCKPIEINELRARVRAGMRLHQLSHDLRAQKQLLEMELAEAADYVRSLLPEPFISPKLAIDFRFLPSRRLGGDGFDYYWLDNDHLMLYLLDVAGHGLRAALPSLSVINLLRSRGLTQVNYYQPNQVLQGLNQVYQISPKNDKYFTIWYGIYDQKQQQLTYASAGHPPAVLLTQKPFGQVMETRLKAPGFPIGMFLEAEYINQVQSLNLPSSLYLFSDGIYEIDCADGRMWGLENFIQSLRNYHCNSAKNLDNFIGEIQALQFDGNFKDDLSIMQVDFY from the coding sequence ATGGTACGAATTCTAGTAATTGATGATGATGGAGTAATTCAAACGTTTCTGAGCCGCACTTTGCAGAAGGAATACGAGGTTTTAGTTGCCAGTGATGGGGAAGAAGGATTAAAGCAAGCGGGGCAACTAAAACCAGCGATGATTATTTGTGATTGGATGATGCCGGGGATCGATGGGTTGGAAGTTTGCCGGCAAATTAAGCTCAATCCCCAACTGTCAACGACTTTTTTTATCCTCTTAACTTCTTTGGGATCGGTGGAGGATCGGGTGAGGGGATTGGATGCGGGGGCGGATGATTTTTTATGTAAACCGATCGAGATTAATGAGTTAAGAGCGCGCGTGCGGGCGGGAATGCGTTTGCATCAATTAAGTCACGATCTGCGAGCGCAAAAACAATTACTAGAAATGGAGTTAGCGGAGGCGGCGGACTATGTGCGATCGCTGTTACCAGAACCTTTCATTTCTCCAAAACTTGCTATCGATTTTCGCTTCCTTCCTTCTCGTCGATTGGGGGGCGATGGCTTTGATTATTATTGGTTAGATAATGACCATTTGATGTTATATCTTTTAGATGTGGCAGGCCATGGGTTGCGAGCGGCTTTACCTTCCCTTTCGGTGATTAATTTACTCCGTTCTCGTGGTTTAACTCAGGTTAATTACTATCAACCTAATCAGGTTTTACAAGGGTTAAATCAAGTTTATCAAATCAGTCCTAAGAATGATAAATATTTTACTATCTGGTACGGAATTTATGATCAGAAACAACAACAGTTAACCTATGCCAGTGCCGGTCATCCCCCGGCAGTTCTCCTGACTCAAAAACCTTTTGGCCAGGTGATGGAAACCAGACTGAAAGCCCCCGGTTTTCCCATCGGGATGTTTCTAGAAGCAGAATATATTAATCAGGTTCAATCCCTGAATTTACCCAGTAGTCTTTATCTTTTTAGCGATGGAATTTACGAGATCGATTGTGCTGATGGTAGGATGTGGGGACTAGAAAACTTTATTCAATCTTTACGAAATTATCACTGTAATTCCGCCAAAAATCTCGATAATTTTATTGGAGAAATTCAAGCTTTACAATTTGATGGCAATTTTAAGGATGATCTTTCGATCATGCAGGTGGATTTTTATTAA
- a CDS encoding ATP-binding protein translates to MKISFQVDSDLKSLDTVLNYFEQLERAGIPQKDWLQCQLALAEGFTNAVRHAHRHLPPEIPIEIEIEITRSQMEIRIWDRGSAFDLEDFIEKNAYHDYSFSGHGQGLPILQKIADQLSYTRSEDQRNCLLIIKQFSRHESDRTPRFS, encoded by the coding sequence GTGAAGATTTCTTTTCAGGTAGATAGCGATCTCAAGTCCTTAGATACCGTTTTAAACTATTTTGAGCAACTTGAACGGGCGGGCATTCCCCAAAAAGACTGGCTCCAGTGTCAGCTTGCTCTTGCCGAAGGTTTTACTAATGCGGTCCGTCACGCTCACCGACACCTACCTCCCGAAATCCCGATCGAGATCGAGATCGAGATTACCCGATCCCAGATGGAAATTCGCATCTGGGATCGGGGTTCCGCCTTCGATTTAGAGGACTTTATCGAGAAAAACGCCTATCATGACTATAGTTTCTCTGGTCATGGGCAAGGACTGCCCATCCTCCAAAAAATCGCCGATCAACTCAGTTATACTCGCAGCGAAGATCAGCGCAACTGTCTGTTAATTATTAAACAATTTTCCCGCCATGAATCCGATCGCACCCCTCGTTTCTCCTAG
- a CDS encoding sulfurtransferase produces the protein MNPIAPLVSPSWLVTNLDRPDLMVIDCRFQLNDPDLGYQEYLANHIENAFYLHLDRDLSAPVARHGGRHPLPNPQTIAAKLSSLGVISGQTHVIAYDASRFAFASRLWWLLRYLGHERVSILDGGWQNWLNAGYPVSNQIPVPKTGAFLPQVQQDWVVTIEEVKRQKEQGGVVLIDARESDRYRGEREPIDPIAGHIEGALNYPWLEVTDSQGFSQPRARQKQRWQERQGDREIILYCGSGVTACVNVLSLTLAGYDNVKLYSGGWSDWCSYLI, from the coding sequence ATGAATCCGATCGCACCCCTCGTTTCTCCTAGTTGGTTAGTGACTAATCTCGATCGCCCCGATCTGATGGTTATTGACTGTCGTTTTCAATTAAACGATCCCGATCTCGGTTATCAAGAGTATTTAGCCAATCATATTGAAAATGCCTTCTATTTACACCTCGATCGCGATTTATCGGCTCCCGTTGCCCGTCATGGCGGCCGTCATCCTTTACCGAATCCGCAGACAATAGCCGCTAAATTAAGCTCTTTGGGGGTGATTTCTGGTCAAACCCATGTCATCGCCTACGATGCCTCCCGTTTTGCCTTTGCCAGTCGTCTCTGGTGGTTATTACGTTATCTGGGCCATGAACGAGTCAGCATTCTCGATGGTGGTTGGCAAAATTGGTTAAATGCCGGTTATCCCGTCTCCAATCAGATACCTGTGCCGAAAACCGGCGCTTTTCTCCCCCAAGTTCAACAGGATTGGGTAGTCACGATCGAGGAGGTAAAAAGGCAAAAAGAGCAAGGGGGAGTGGTGTTAATTGATGCCAGGGAAAGCGATCGCTATCGGGGCGAAAGGGAACCGATCGATCCGATCGCCGGCCACATCGAGGGGGCGCTTAATTATCCCTGGTTAGAAGTCACCGATAGTCAGGGTTTTTCTCAACCCCGGGCCCGGCAAAAACAACGTTGGCAAGAGCGGCAAGGCGATCGAGAAATTATCCTCTACTGTGGTTCGGGAGTGACAGCCTGTGTTAATGTCCTTTCCCTTACCCTAGCCGGATACGACAATGTTAAGCTATATTCTGGAGGTTGGAGTGATTGGTGTTCCTACCTGATCTAA
- a CDS encoding LabA-like NYN domain-containing protein, protein MTEAGLCHCNGGGRPKDRLSIFVDGNNMFYAQQKNGWFFDPRKVLNYFTNDPNIMLINAFWYTGLKDSQDQRGFRDALISLGYTVRTKILKEYYDDSSGRFSQKANLDIEIVVDMFNTVDQYDRVILFSGDGDFERAIELLRSKNTHITVVSTEGMIARELRNATDRYIDLNDIRKDIEKSDY, encoded by the coding sequence ATGACAGAAGCCGGTCTTTGTCATTGTAATGGTGGCGGCCGTCCGAAAGATCGCCTTTCGATTTTTGTGGATGGCAATAATATGTTTTATGCTCAACAAAAAAATGGTTGGTTTTTTGACCCGCGCAAGGTGTTAAATTATTTCACCAACGACCCGAATATTATGTTAATTAATGCCTTTTGGTACACGGGGTTAAAAGATTCCCAAGATCAAAGAGGTTTTCGCGATGCTTTAATTAGTTTGGGTTATACGGTGAGAACAAAAATTTTGAAAGAATATTATGATGATAGTTCCGGTCGTTTTTCCCAGAAAGCTAATTTAGATATCGAAATTGTCGTCGATATGTTTAATACCGTCGATCAATACGATCGAGTGATTTTATTTAGCGGTGATGGCGATTTTGAACGAGCGATCGAACTATTGCGCTCTAAAAATACTCATATTACCGTAGTTTCTACGGAAGGGATGATCGCTAGGGAATTACGCAACGCCACCGATCGCTATATTGACCTGAACGATATTCGCAAAGATATCGAAAAAAGTGATTATTAA